The following proteins come from a genomic window of Brevibacillus antibioticus:
- a CDS encoding DUF1266 domain-containing protein encodes MTKEAENEKEIDPKLSRYLHALSSVCLNQKRLAYYLAIHEYNRLRDTFLRLRIDNRWDTGDATKTKERLTWFFEHGRRTEFDQHRHVLSSLGATNRSNYIASLKKGDMESARQLVVYAYMNRLPHAGIAAFDYAWYLIICKAGAQQSYLPKAEAVEGMLDVAKRIQLAYSSWEEYLFAYACGNLYDEAGASKNTSKATEAHILKLLTGKYSPIREFDWKFDLTPYLPSSHVETLPSFSS; translated from the coding sequence ATGACAAAAGAAGCAGAAAACGAAAAAGAGATCGACCCAAAGTTAAGCCGCTACTTGCATGCTCTCTCCTCTGTTTGCCTAAATCAGAAGCGGCTCGCGTATTATTTGGCCATCCATGAATACAACCGCCTGCGCGATACATTTTTGCGCCTTCGTATTGATAACAGATGGGATACAGGGGATGCCACGAAAACGAAAGAGCGCTTGACTTGGTTTTTTGAGCATGGGCGAAGAACGGAATTTGATCAGCATCGCCACGTATTATCTTCGCTCGGCGCTACCAATCGTTCCAACTACATCGCGTCCTTAAAAAAAGGCGATATGGAGTCAGCCCGGCAGTTGGTCGTGTACGCGTACATGAACAGACTCCCACATGCCGGTATTGCCGCCTTTGATTACGCCTGGTATCTCATTATTTGCAAAGCAGGCGCCCAACAGTCCTATCTTCCCAAGGCAGAAGCCGTAGAAGGCATGCTGGACGTAGCCAAGCGAATCCAACTCGCTTATTCGAGCTGGGAAGAGTATTTATTTGCCTATGCGTGCGGCAATCTTTACGACGAAGCAGGTGCGTCTAAAAATACCAGTAAAGCTACTGAAGCTCATATTTTGAAACTCTTGACGGGTAAGTACAGTCCGATCCGTGAATTTGACTGGAAGTTTGATCTTACACCTTACCTGCCCTCATCCCATGTAGAAACCCTCCCTTCTTTTAGCAGCTAA
- a CDS encoding GNAT family N-acetyltransferase: protein MIRKAEPTDAAFAAPLIYDAIGDIAHTLTGATEAADAIRMMEEFFAKENNRLSYENAVIAMDGDVPVGLALFYHGSQTEVLDRPFVEHVQRLTGETITLVKEAKDDEFYLDSVAVDSSCRGKGIGSLLLDAFEKEAIQRGHDRIALLVDEEKPRARKLYESLGYREDGTVIVSGHKLSHMVKDIAEKA, encoded by the coding sequence ATGATACGCAAAGCGGAACCCACAGATGCAGCTTTTGCTGCGCCATTAATTTATGATGCCATTGGAGATATCGCGCATACGTTGACAGGTGCAACGGAGGCAGCGGATGCGATTCGTATGATGGAGGAGTTTTTTGCGAAGGAAAATAACCGGCTCAGTTACGAAAACGCGGTGATTGCCATGGATGGAGATGTACCGGTAGGACTGGCGCTCTTTTACCATGGGAGCCAAACAGAGGTGCTCGATCGCCCCTTCGTTGAGCATGTCCAACGTTTGACTGGCGAGACGATTACGCTTGTAAAAGAAGCAAAGGATGACGAATTTTATTTGGATTCTGTCGCGGTTGATTCCTCATGCAGAGGGAAGGGGATCGGATCACTTCTGCTGGATGCCTTTGAAAAAGAAGCGATTCAGCGCGGGCATGACCGAATCGCTTTGCTCGTTGACGAGGAAAAGCCACGTGCGCGCAAGCTGTATGAATCGCTCGGCTATCGTGAGGATGGGACAGTGATCGTAAGCGGGCATAAATTGAGCCATATGGTGAAGGACATAGCGGAAAAGGCGTAA
- a CDS encoding HD-GYP domain-containing protein: MPLAPVDLSLIGQVLAADLYTEQGILLLGQNTTITPAHVILLQKQRVREVDIIQSLTEGTGEEVTSQLFQLEADSETVAAYVQALDKTRLLFNELTVGETPSLDHFSNIFFDVAEKSSKHLGLFRNLYVLEGADSYTYRHSLNVGILCSLIARLMKWDEERVAFMGTAGFLHDIGKMRVPKEILLKPGKLSEEEFAIMKKHTVFGYEMIREMKGGSELLALCALLHHERLDGSGYPEQRKGDSIPIECQVLAVADMFDAICSDRVYRGRSSPFEAAQLLWKEACNGTLNVEIVAHFVRYIALLYVGAKARLSSGEEVEVILIHQDEPMRPLVRRMGEFLDLRHDRKLTIEKMIG, encoded by the coding sequence ATGCCTTTGGCACCTGTTGATCTCTCACTGATTGGGCAAGTATTAGCGGCTGATTTGTACACCGAACAAGGAATATTGCTGCTGGGACAAAATACGACGATCACACCTGCCCATGTGATCCTATTACAGAAGCAACGAGTCCGTGAGGTTGACATCATACAGAGTCTTACAGAGGGAACTGGTGAGGAAGTTACTTCTCAACTATTCCAGCTAGAGGCAGATTCTGAGACCGTTGCTGCTTATGTACAAGCTCTTGACAAAACGAGACTACTCTTCAATGAACTGACAGTTGGCGAGACACCGAGTCTTGATCATTTTTCCAATATCTTTTTTGATGTAGCAGAAAAATCGTCGAAGCATTTGGGATTGTTCCGGAACTTGTACGTACTGGAAGGGGCAGACAGCTATACATACCGACATTCATTAAATGTAGGCATACTCTGTTCGCTCATTGCTCGCTTGATGAAATGGGATGAGGAGCGAGTAGCATTCATGGGGACAGCCGGATTTTTGCATGACATTGGGAAAATGAGGGTACCCAAGGAAATATTGCTTAAGCCAGGCAAGCTAAGTGAAGAAGAATTTGCAATCATGAAGAAGCATACCGTCTTCGGCTACGAAATGATCCGTGAGATGAAGGGTGGGTCTGAGCTGTTGGCATTGTGTGCCTTGCTGCATCACGAGCGACTCGATGGTTCTGGCTATCCGGAGCAAAGAAAAGGCGATAGCATTCCAATCGAATGTCAGGTGCTCGCTGTTGCCGATATGTTTGATGCGATCTGTTCTGATCGGGTGTACAGAGGGAGGTCGTCCCCATTTGAGGCGGCACAGCTCCTGTGGAAGGAAGCCTGTAACGGAACATTGAACGTGGAGATCGTTGCGCACTTTGTCCGCTACATTGCCTTGCTATACGTAGGCGCGAAGGCGAGGTTGAGTAGCGGGGAAGAAGTCGAAGTCATTCTTATTCATCAAGATGAACCGATGCGTCCGTTGGTAAGAAGGATGGGTGAATTCCTCGATTTGCGGCATGATCGCAAGCTGACGATTGAAAAAATGATAGGATAA
- a CDS encoding Mov34/MPN/PAD-1 family protein produces the protein MTTLYITPKAWKQIEQAVRKKPSLETGGVMMGYPLGEDRWVVTYASEPGPNAIHQPHSIFFDDTHLNKLVRKLSRHGQWKYIGDWHSHTVKRLSPSKGDKRTIWAKASQSMYMSSSPLMLIVGLSKNNQINARGFILGNTLREVGKIELYDRQAQQQLGEKAP, from the coding sequence ATGACGACGCTGTACATCACACCAAAAGCGTGGAAACAAATTGAGCAGGCCGTACGAAAAAAACCCTCACTGGAAACAGGAGGGGTCATGATGGGATACCCACTTGGTGAGGATAGATGGGTCGTAACGTATGCAAGTGAACCAGGCCCAAATGCGATTCACCAGCCACATTCTATTTTTTTCGATGACACACATCTCAATAAGCTCGTACGCAAATTAAGTAGACATGGACAGTGGAAATACATTGGTGATTGGCATAGCCATACGGTAAAGCGCCTTTCTCCCAGTAAAGGTGATAAACGAACCATTTGGGCAAAAGCGTCGCAATCCATGTACATGTCCTCCTCCCCCCTCATGCTAATCGTCGGGCTTAGTAAAAACAATCAAATAAACGCAAGAGGATTCATCCTCGGAAATACTCTTCGCGAGGTTGGGAAGATTGAGCTGTATGATCGGCAAGCTCAGCAACAGCTCGGTGAAAAAGCTCCATAG
- a CDS encoding peptidoglycan D,D-transpeptidase FtsI family protein — MQLDRRIKRRHFLVLLSMSLLWLGLVVRLWWIQLGSPHRFSRHGVDLVKASVKQRQQSIVLHSGRGDIVDRNGYAFTGEEHLALILFPLARGSLQGTDGLQRLAQITGESRERLSETMEKAKVPLFMREDSGKLVMLTEQQAEEINALAIPGVVALAVTERYRADEVAKHVIGFIHKNPDMVQKLYPDEWTSGKMNAESTLGASGLERSFDRFLQGVEPSVLSYYVDGHGQPLRGLDIRYTKQSNQYYPLSLTTTLDAAIQRSMEATADHVGLKEGCIVVLDVQTADVLAAVSRPTYDQTNVTGNTSDWKNRAFKQLPPGSVYKTVVAAAALAEGIVSPIDRFTCTGEYGKYQFSCWKKEGHGSVTLEEAYAQSCNIAIAHIAKMVGGEKLEEYAKKLGLTTQVGHVTPHLYKLKNFKQLDGEEPGRVFAEGISRDDEGVLIQSAIGQRDVRITPLQAANMMVTILRGGQSSQVRLVKEIAYRNGQSFHTFPEQELSVDGIDYVTANKLRKMMRKVVTEGTGKMLMNSAWQVAGKSGTAQIGEANGNNHLWFLGYAPLEEPRYAICVVAENQPSWGKNQAMELFHRAVAELADHTAQSSQPREEYFRG, encoded by the coding sequence ATGCAGCTGGATCGACGAATCAAAAGACGTCACTTTCTTGTATTGCTGTCCATGTCGTTGTTATGGCTCGGTTTGGTCGTGCGATTGTGGTGGATACAATTGGGATCGCCCCATCGGTTTTCTCGGCATGGCGTTGATTTGGTAAAGGCATCAGTGAAGCAAAGACAGCAAAGCATCGTACTGCATAGCGGGCGTGGCGATATCGTGGATCGGAATGGGTACGCTTTTACTGGAGAAGAGCATCTCGCCTTGATTTTGTTCCCGTTGGCGCGTGGGAGCCTGCAAGGAACAGATGGCTTGCAGCGGTTAGCTCAAATAACGGGAGAATCCAGGGAACGCCTGTCGGAAACCATGGAAAAGGCGAAAGTACCGTTGTTCATGCGAGAGGATTCCGGAAAGCTGGTGATGCTCACCGAACAGCAGGCCGAGGAAATCAATGCTCTTGCCATCCCAGGAGTTGTGGCATTGGCGGTGACAGAGCGATACCGCGCTGATGAAGTAGCCAAGCATGTGATTGGTTTTATCCATAAAAATCCCGACATGGTGCAGAAGCTGTATCCAGATGAATGGACAAGCGGCAAAATGAATGCGGAGAGCACACTGGGGGCATCGGGTCTGGAGAGAAGCTTTGACCGGTTTTTACAAGGGGTAGAGCCGTCTGTCTTGTCCTATTATGTAGATGGGCATGGACAACCGCTTCGAGGGCTGGATATTCGCTATACAAAGCAGTCAAATCAATACTATCCGTTGTCATTAACGACTACCTTGGATGCAGCAATCCAGAGAAGCATGGAGGCTACAGCCGATCATGTAGGGCTCAAAGAAGGCTGTATCGTCGTTTTGGATGTACAAACAGCCGATGTTCTTGCAGCTGTGAGCCGCCCTACCTATGATCAAACGAATGTTACAGGAAACACGAGCGACTGGAAGAATCGCGCCTTTAAACAACTCCCGCCTGGTTCTGTCTATAAAACAGTGGTAGCAGCAGCAGCCTTGGCGGAAGGAATCGTTTCACCAATTGACCGTTTCACATGTACAGGGGAGTACGGGAAGTACCAATTCTCCTGCTGGAAAAAAGAAGGTCACGGCAGTGTGACACTGGAAGAAGCGTATGCCCAATCCTGCAACATTGCGATTGCCCACATCGCCAAGATGGTGGGTGGAGAAAAGTTGGAGGAATATGCAAAAAAGCTGGGCTTGACCACTCAAGTGGGGCATGTTACCCCTCATCTGTATAAACTCAAAAACTTCAAACAGCTGGATGGCGAAGAGCCAGGTAGAGTCTTTGCAGAGGGGATATCCCGCGACGATGAAGGCGTCCTGATTCAAAGCGCCATCGGTCAGCGGGATGTACGCATTACCCCCTTGCAAGCAGCCAACATGATGGTAACGATTTTGCGTGGCGGTCAAAGCTCTCAAGTACGGCTGGTAAAAGAGATCGCATACCGAAATGGTCAGTCGTTTCATACATTCCCCGAGCAGGAGCTCTCTGTGGACGGAATTGACTACGTCACAGCCAACAAATTGCGAAAAATGATGCGTAAAGTCGTCACAGAGGGAACAGGAAAGATGCTCATGAATTCCGCTTGGCAGGTGGCAGGCAAAAGCGGGACTGCGCAAATCGGGGAGGCGAATGGAAACAACCACCTGTGGTTTCTCGGGTACGCCCCGTTAGAAGAGCCGCGTTACGCCATTTGTGTCGTGGCAGAAAATCAGCCGAGCTGGGGAAAAAACCAGGCTATGGAGCTTTTTCACCGAGCTGTTGCTGAGCTTGCCGATCATACAGCTCAATCTTCCCAACCTCGCGAAGAGTATTTCCGAGGATGA
- the udk gene encoding uridine kinase, producing MGNPVLIGVAGGSGSGKTTVAKELYRQFQNDSVTMIEQDSYYKDQSHLSPEERALTNYDHPFAFDNDLLLVHLQDLMQGKAIQKPIYDFKEHNRKPEQIQVDPKDVIILEGMLILEDERIRNLMDIKVFVDTDADVRIVRRIVRDIEERGRSLDSVVTQYLNVVRPMHLQFIEPTKRYADVIMPEGGYNRVALDLLSTKISNILLEKQQFANQS from the coding sequence ATGGGTAACCCCGTATTGATTGGGGTAGCGGGAGGCAGTGGTTCTGGAAAAACGACTGTAGCAAAAGAGCTGTACCGCCAGTTCCAAAATGATAGTGTAACGATGATTGAGCAGGATTCCTACTACAAGGATCAAAGCCATTTGAGCCCAGAAGAGCGGGCGTTGACGAACTACGACCATCCCTTCGCTTTTGACAATGATTTGTTGCTTGTGCATTTGCAAGATCTGATGCAAGGAAAAGCGATCCAAAAACCGATCTACGACTTCAAGGAGCATAACCGCAAGCCAGAGCAAATCCAGGTCGACCCGAAGGATGTTATCATTCTGGAAGGAATGCTGATTCTAGAGGATGAGCGGATTCGCAATTTAATGGATATCAAGGTATTTGTCGATACCGATGCGGATGTGCGTATTGTACGCCGAATTGTACGTGACATCGAAGAGCGCGGTCGTTCCCTCGATTCAGTGGTGACACAGTACTTAAACGTCGTTCGACCGATGCATTTGCAGTTTATTGAACCGACCAAGCGATATGCAGACGTCATCATGCCAGAGGGCGGCTACAATCGAGTAGCATTGGATCTGTTGTCCACGAAGATCAGCAATATTTTATTGGAGAAGCAACAATTCGCCAATCAATCCTAA
- a CDS encoding O-methyltransferase translates to MITNPAIDDYVSSLVPERSFLLQRLEKEATEENIPIVQLASAQVMRMLLLLHRPKEILEVGTAIGYSTIWLAEAAPEARIVTMDIDEDRLVRARANIKEAGCADRVEILLRDATLGLPESYQFDCLFIDAAKGQYRAFLDLYLPLLREGGLVISDNVLFRGLVATPEEAGKRQRPMVDKLLSYNSHLMERPDLETTFIPVGDGLAISLKRK, encoded by the coding sequence ATGATTACCAATCCGGCAATTGACGACTACGTGTCAAGCCTGGTTCCCGAGCGTTCTTTCTTGCTCCAGCGTCTGGAGAAGGAGGCGACTGAGGAAAACATTCCGATTGTGCAGCTGGCGTCCGCTCAAGTCATGCGGATGTTGTTACTGCTGCATCGTCCCAAAGAGATTCTTGAAGTGGGTACGGCAATTGGCTATTCCACCATTTGGCTTGCAGAAGCTGCACCGGAAGCGCGAATTGTCACGATGGACATAGATGAAGATCGATTGGTGAGAGCACGGGCAAATATAAAAGAAGCAGGATGTGCAGACCGTGTGGAAATTCTCTTGCGTGATGCCACATTAGGGCTGCCGGAGTCGTATCAATTTGACTGCTTGTTTATCGATGCGGCAAAGGGGCAGTATCGAGCATTCCTCGATTTGTATCTACCGCTTCTTCGCGAAGGCGGTTTGGTAATCAGCGACAATGTTCTCTTCCGAGGACTGGTGGCGACCCCTGAAGAAGCGGGCAAGCGCCAGCGTCCAATGGTGGACAAGCTGCTTTCTTATAATTCACATCTGATGGAGCGTCCTGATTTAGAGACAACATTTATTCCAGTAGGAGACGGGTTGGCCATCAGCTTGAAAAGGAAATAG
- the mltG gene encoding endolytic transglycosylase MltG, whose product MKPMSAKPDFNPDRPVTKRRRRGGRIVIWLVAFLLLIILAAGGATWYVYQQLQPVAGEQTVKNVAIPSGSSVQKIGRLLEEQGLIRNADVFNYYVKYKGMAPELKAGEYQFTTGQAIDEILTAMAEGNTVINANRFTIPEGWNVEQIADHLDKEGIVEKAAFLKEVNEGAFPNYPFVAAIPKHADRKHRLEGYLFPETYEVDKDATAHDVVSRMLAQFQKEWKPEWTEQLKQHDLTMDEAVNLASIVEREVTVDKERPLVAGVYYNRIRDKWPLQADATVQFVLGKQRDRLTFEDLKVKSPYNTYTNPGLPPGPIASPGRASLEAVVTPVKHDYFFYVTKKDGTSEHYFSKTLQEHEANDKKSRGN is encoded by the coding sequence TTGAAACCAATGTCAGCGAAGCCTGATTTTAACCCCGACCGCCCAGTGACGAAGCGACGCAGACGCGGCGGACGAATTGTAATATGGCTGGTTGCCTTTTTGTTGTTGATCATTTTGGCGGCGGGAGGAGCAACGTGGTATGTGTACCAGCAATTACAGCCAGTTGCAGGTGAACAGACGGTGAAGAATGTGGCGATTCCGTCCGGTTCCTCCGTACAAAAAATCGGTCGTCTACTGGAAGAACAAGGTCTGATCCGAAATGCCGATGTATTTAATTACTACGTGAAGTATAAAGGTATGGCGCCTGAACTTAAGGCGGGAGAATACCAATTTACGACGGGTCAAGCTATCGACGAGATACTAACCGCCATGGCAGAAGGAAACACGGTGATCAATGCGAACCGGTTTACGATCCCAGAAGGCTGGAATGTTGAACAGATCGCAGATCATCTCGATAAAGAAGGCATTGTAGAGAAAGCGGCATTCTTAAAAGAAGTAAATGAAGGTGCATTCCCCAACTATCCTTTTGTTGCTGCGATACCGAAGCACGCCGACCGAAAACACCGTTTGGAAGGGTATCTGTTCCCGGAAACGTATGAGGTGGACAAAGACGCTACGGCACATGATGTCGTCTCACGTATGCTGGCTCAATTCCAAAAGGAATGGAAGCCAGAGTGGACAGAGCAGTTGAAGCAGCACGATTTAACCATGGATGAAGCAGTTAATCTCGCCTCGATCGTGGAGCGTGAAGTAACGGTAGACAAGGAGCGTCCACTTGTAGCAGGCGTGTACTACAATCGGATTCGCGATAAGTGGCCGTTGCAGGCTGATGCTACCGTCCAATTTGTTCTCGGAAAACAACGAGACCGTCTGACCTTCGAGGACCTAAAAGTAAAAAGTCCGTACAACACGTACACAAATCCTGGATTGCCACCGGGGCCGATTGCCAGCCCAGGCAGAGCTTCGCTTGAAGCTGTCGTCACTCCAGTCAAACACGATTACTTTTTCTACGTGACGAAAAAAGACGGAACGTCCGAGCATTACTTTTCCAAAACACTGCAAGAGCATGAAGCAAATGATAAGAAAAGCAGGGGAAACTAA
- a CDS encoding DUF1292 domain-containing protein — MSEEMMEEFEVGDVIALTEEGTEEPRDFRIMYIFDIEDRSYLVLVPVDQEEEEEYEVHFLRYDGTDMLMPIEDDEEWEQVEATFETLIADLEKDGI; from the coding sequence ATGAGTGAAGAGATGATGGAAGAGTTCGAAGTGGGCGATGTGATCGCGCTGACGGAAGAAGGTACCGAGGAACCGCGAGATTTTCGTATCATGTACATTTTTGACATTGAAGACCGCAGCTATTTGGTGCTCGTACCAGTAGATCAGGAAGAGGAAGAAGAGTACGAGGTTCACTTCCTGCGTTATGATGGTACAGACATGCTCATGCCAATCGAGGATGATGAAGAGTGGGAGCAAGTAGAAGCTACCTTCGAAACGTTGATTGCTGATTTGGAGAAAGACGGAATTTAA
- the ruvX gene encoding Holliday junction resolvase RuvX, protein MTRLMGLDVGDKTIGVAVSDELGWTAQGVETIKRQSKEKDFARLSELVSQYQIGAFVVGLPKNMNGTIGPRAEMCQAFGKLLEERTSLPVHMWDERLTTMAAERMLISADVSRQKRKTVIDKMAATLILQGYLDAKSR, encoded by the coding sequence ATGACAAGATTGATGGGATTAGATGTAGGCGACAAAACGATTGGAGTGGCTGTCAGCGATGAGCTGGGATGGACTGCGCAAGGAGTAGAGACCATCAAGCGACAATCCAAGGAAAAGGATTTTGCCCGCCTGAGCGAATTAGTTTCGCAGTATCAAATTGGGGCTTTCGTCGTTGGTTTGCCCAAAAACATGAACGGAACCATAGGCCCGCGTGCTGAAATGTGTCAAGCATTTGGCAAGCTTTTGGAGGAACGCACGTCTCTTCCTGTCCACATGTGGGACGAACGCTTGACGACGATGGCGGCAGAGCGTATGCTGATTTCTGCTGATGTCAGCCGTCAAAAGCGAAAGACAGTGATTGATAAAATGGCGGCCACTTTAATCCTCCAAGGATATTTGGACGCGAAATCGAGGTGA
- a CDS encoding IreB family regulatory phosphoprotein: MSSLDNTMKFTVPKEANAADVQETLTEVYKALQEKGYNPITQIVGYLLSGDPAFIPRHNNARSLIGKLERDKIIEELVTVYLSERK; this comes from the coding sequence GTGAGTTCGTTGGATAATACCATGAAATTCACGGTGCCCAAGGAAGCGAATGCGGCGGATGTGCAAGAAACATTGACAGAGGTGTACAAAGCCCTGCAGGAAAAAGGATACAACCCGATCACCCAGATCGTCGGTTACTTGCTTTCTGGCGACCCGGCGTTTATCCCACGCCACAACAACGCGCGGAGCCTGATCGGCAAATTGGAACGGGACAAAATCATAGAAGAGTTGGTGACCGTTTACTTGTCAGAGCGCAAGTAG